The Streptomyces sp. R28 region CGGCCTTGGTGTCGTAGACCCCGGCCGAGTCCGCCCCGCAGGCCCAGTACACCCAGCGGCCCGCCGCCTGCAGTTCGCTCGGCACACAGGCCAGGCCCGGCACGGTCACCGTGGAGAGCGTCTTCGCCAGCGGGATGCTGTACGAGGTGAGCTTGCCGGCGGTGGTGGTGGCGCTCCAGAGGGTCGAGCCGTTCAGGGCGGCGGCGCGGACGGTCCGCTTCAGCTTCTGGCCCTGGCCGAACTCGCCCACGTACTGCGCCGGGGTGGTGCCGCCGGAGTTGTAGACGGCGTAGTCGTCGGAGACGTCCACGATCGCGCCGCCCTGGCCGCCGAAGTCCAGGTAGTGGCCGCCGATGGCCTTGAGCCGGTCGTCGCCGAGGCCTTCGCCCTCGTCGGTGCCGCCGTTCGTGTCCAGGTAGACGTCCTCGGCGGAGAGGTTCCCCCACAGCGCCGCGCAGGTGGTGCCCGCGTACGGGCAGACCGGCCCGTACATCGAGCCGCTCTCCGTGGCGGCGGACGCCGTCAGCGCGGTGGAGCCGTCGGTGGTGAGGGTGCGTACCGAAGTGGTGTCCGTGGTGGTACTGGCCGGGTCGTCCTCGGCGACGCGCAGGCTGCCGCGGCTGAGCGCGATGCCCGTCTTGGTGTTCTCCACCGCCGGGGCCTCCCGGACCTTCTCCAGCTTCAGCGTGCCGTCCTCGGCCCGGCCGACCCGCTGCACCCACCAGTCGGTGGCGTCGGTGCCGCCCGTGACGAGGGCACCGCCGCCGTCGGTCGCCAGCGCGTACTCGCCGGCACTCGTCAGCAGGGTCTGCTGCACCGAGGGGTCGGTGACGCTGACCGCGAGCAGCTTGGAGCCGAGCTCACGGGACGACAGCGGCAGCAGCAGCCAGTCGCCGACCAGGACCGGGTCACCGTCGAGCGCGCCGGGGTGCGCGGGCAGCTTGACGAGCTGCTCGGCGGCGGCGAGGTCGGTGCGGGACTTCAGGTGCAGCTCGGCGGTGCCCTCCTGGTACCAGCCGATGCGGTCCTCGCTCATCACGTAGTGCGAGGCGTAGGTGGCGTCGGAGAACACATCGGTGTTCACGGCCGAGGCGACGTCGATGTAGCCGATCCTGCTGGTGTCGACCGACCAGAGCACGCCCGAGGAGTCCGCGGCGAGGACGTCGTCGCTCCCCACGGCCGTCGGATCACCGGTCACCTCGCGGGCGTGCCACTCGCCGTCGACCTTGTCGATCAGGGAGTAGCTGGTGACGACCGTGTCCCCGGCCAGGGCCCGGTAGTAGCCGTGCGTGGTGGAGCCGGGCCAGCTCAGGCTCCTGGCCGTGGCCGTGGCCGGGTCCCAGAGGGTGACGGTCGAGGACGACACCGACGACGACGGCAGGGCGACCAGGTCGCCGTCCGACCCGTACCAGGCCGGACGGCACTCGGAGTCGATGTAGTAGCAGGGGGAGGTCGGGGCGTACACGCTCCCGTCGGCCTTCTTGACGGTGACGGTCCGACCCGTCGCGTAGTCGGTCCATTGCATTCCGGCCCTGCCGGTCTGCCGGTGCAGGAAGCCGCTGTCGCCGGCCACGTACGGGCGGTCGGTGCGCGGCGTGGTGGTGCTGGGGTCGACCAGCGTGATCGCGGTGGTGTCGGCTTCGGCCGCTTCCGCGGAGCCGCCGCCCTCCGACAGGACGACTATGGACGCGGCCGCGACGGCGAGCGCGAGCGAGGAGACGGCGGCGGCCAGCCCGCCCCGTCTCAGGGCGTGTCTGCCCACGTGAAGTTCCCTCCCCTACGAGGGCCCGTGCCCTCGCACAAGTGGCCGGATCTTATCAGGGGCTTATGCCGGGCAGTGGGCGCGTTCGCGCAGGTGAAGGAGGTGAGGCGGGGCGACCGTCAGGGAATCGTCACTCCCCTTCCGTCGGCGGCCTGAGCGCCTCCTCCTCCAACAGCCGCTCGGCGATGTCGTCCGCCCACGCCCGGGCCCACCGGCGGAGCGTCGGAACCGACTCCGCGTCCAGGCCGCCCACGACGAACTCCCCGTCGTGCAACAGCTCCGTGGCCTCCAGGCGGGACTGGAGGTCCGCCAGGTCGAACTCGTCCCAGGCGTGGCGGCGGCCCAGTTCCTCCAGGTCGGGGTAGCTCCAGTGGGCCGCGGTCAGATAGACGTCGGCGAGGTCGCGCGCGGCACCCCGGTCGGTCACGGCGCGAACCTTCGTGCCGATGAGGTCCTCCAGGGAGAGGGCCGGGCCGAGGCCGGTCGTCACCGGGGGCCGCCAGAAGGTCTCCTTCAGCAGGTCAACGGCACGTTCCTGGTCCGTGTCGGGGTCCGTGACGAGCAGCCGGGTGGAGAGCGGGTCGGTCTCCAGGGGACGTACCCGCCAGCCGCGTTCCGTCAGGCCGTGCCGGACCATGGCCGCGATCTGGTCCATGGGCTCGGGGTGTTCGGTCGCCACCTCCACCGACCGCGCCTGCCGGGCGGTCAGGCCGTGCGCCCGGACCGCGCAGTCGCCGGCCAGGACGAGCGGGTAGCGGACGCCGACGGCGAGGACGTCGGACAGGAGGTCGCGGTGCGGGGGCAGCATGGTGGCCCCGATTATCGCGGTCGCGCCGGGTTCGGCCCGGACCGGCGTGCCGTCGGCATGCGGATCCGTGCACCCGAAAGACGGGCGGCCGCCGCTGTCACACTCTGTGCCCCGCTCGTGGTGGACCTGGCTCGGGCTGGCCAAGGGTGCGGGTGCCGTGGGGCTGCTGGTCGGACTGTTCGTGGGAGAAACGATCCGGGCCGGACGGGGACCTCCCCGTCCGGCCCGGATCACGTCTGCTGCCCTACTTCGCCACGAACTGCGTCAGGATCGCCTGCACCTCGTAGATGTCGACGCCCTTGGTGAACGTCTTCTCGATGGGCGTCGGCGTCCCCGAGACCCAGATCTTCAGCTCGGCGTCCAGGTCGAAGGTGCCGGCGGTCTCGACCGCGAAGTGCGTGATGCTGCGGTAGGGGATGGAGTGGTACTCCACCTTCTTGCCGGTGATGCCCTGCTTGTCGACCAGGATCAGACGACGGTCGGTGAACAGGATGGTGTCGCGTATCAGCAGGTACGCGGCGTGCACCTGCTCACCGTGACCCAGCAGACGCGCGTAGTCCTGCTGCGCCTGCCCCTGGTCGATGGTGTGCGCGTTCCCGAACAGTGCCATGGATGGATCCCCCCACTTGGCGGCCTTGACGGCCCAGCATGATCTTCGCAATGTATAGCGCCTCGGGGGTGTCCAGGCATAGAGGCGTAAACGATCAGGTGTCGTACGAACCGTCCCAGGGCGCACCGAAACCGAGCAGGTCCGGGTAGAGCTCGGCCCAGGCCTCGCCGTCGTCCTCTCCGGTCACCAGGCCGAACACCACGCCGTCCACGGTGAGTTGGAAAGGGCGGATCGCGATGTCCGTGTACGTACGCCGGGGGAGGCTGCGCAACCCGGTGGCCAGGCGGGCGCGGGCGCGTGCGATGACCGAGTCGGGGCCGTGCGGGGCGAGCTGCTGCTCGGCCCAGGTGCCGGCGCACCATATCTCCGAGTCGCGGTACCTGCCGTCGGCGTCGAAGGTGTGGAGGACCGCGTAGAGGCGTTTGTGCTCTTCCCAGCCGGTGCCGAGGTCGAAGCCCTTGGGAAAGGCGTACGTGACCGAACCCATGAACTGTCCGTCCGCGTAATGGCCGATCGCCTCGGTACGGCCGTGCGGCTCGTAGGCGATCGGGATGACCTCTGGGACTGCCATGGCGGAAACCATACGGTCGTGTAGGGGGGCATGGTGGCGGTGGGGCGCGATCGATGCCAACCGGATGGGCAACATCCGCGTGATGTCCCCGAGTTGGGCACGGATCAGTCAAAAAATTCACGGCACCTTTCAGATCTCCGCGACCACAGACGGACCAAAAGCCCGCTCACGCGGGCCCGCTCGCCGGCGCGCGAGCCTCACCGAGGTACGTAAGGA contains the following coding sequences:
- a CDS encoding FG-GAP repeat domain-containing protein; this encodes MGRHALRRGGLAAAVSSLALAVAAASIVVLSEGGGSAEAAEADTTAITLVDPSTTTPRTDRPYVAGDSGFLHRQTGRAGMQWTDYATGRTVTVKKADGSVYAPTSPCYYIDSECRPAWYGSDGDLVALPSSSVSSSTVTLWDPATATARSLSWPGSTTHGYYRALAGDTVVTSYSLIDKVDGEWHAREVTGDPTAVGSDDVLAADSSGVLWSVDTSRIGYIDVASAVNTDVFSDATYASHYVMSEDRIGWYQEGTAELHLKSRTDLAAAEQLVKLPAHPGALDGDPVLVGDWLLLPLSSRELGSKLLAVSVTDPSVQQTLLTSAGEYALATDGGGALVTGGTDATDWWVQRVGRAEDGTLKLEKVREAPAVENTKTGIALSRGSLRVAEDDPASTTTDTTSVRTLTTDGSTALTASAATESGSMYGPVCPYAGTTCAALWGNLSAEDVYLDTNGGTDEGEGLGDDRLKAIGGHYLDFGGQGGAIVDVSDDYAVYNSGGTTPAQYVGEFGQGQKLKRTVRAAALNGSTLWSATTTAGKLTSYSIPLAKTLSTVTVPGLACVPSELQAAGRWVYWACGADSAGVYDTKAATSKAVVPGDVLLGDGFTVRHDHAAHTLVLTESATGSTRVIASGLAANGLTADRRYRWTVDEYTGLVAWFDDYERTHVTTTGIAPSAVTAFETSAGSYAAPNVPFEADWVLSRPVTSWSLTLTSVQSGANGKATRTLTGGATPDRVSVSWNGKTADGSYFPSGWFKWTLKATGLASATENTVSTGEAFLQRGAPVRRDFVSPDGSDGRGDLLTLNSSGGLTFHSGTGTGKFGDKYTGTGWATTVLAVPFGDLSGDRCNDVLVRYSSGALRLYKPGCGSVLKPSTSYTTLATSGWTQYNVLTSPGDLSGDGRPDLIARNSSTGAVYLYKGTSDGKLAARVKLYDNWKGYKKIVGVGDITGDGRPDLLAQDTANTLWRYNGKGDGTFAARVKLFANWGGGYNVVVGVGDITDDGHPDLVSRDTSGNAWRNSGDGKGSFGSRTQIASGWSGYKSLT
- a CDS encoding PH domain-containing protein, coding for MALFGNAHTIDQGQAQQDYARLLGHGEQVHAAYLLIRDTILFTDRRLILVDKQGITGKKVEYHSIPYRSITHFAVETAGTFDLDAELKIWVSGTPTPIEKTFTKGVDIYEVQAILTQFVAK
- a CDS encoding nucleotidyl transferase AbiEii/AbiGii toxin family protein produces the protein MLPPHRDLLSDVLAVGVRYPLVLAGDCAVRAHGLTARQARSVEVATEHPEPMDQIAAMVRHGLTERGWRVRPLETDPLSTRLLVTDPDTDQERAVDLLKETFWRPPVTTGLGPALSLEDLIGTKVRAVTDRGAARDLADVYLTAAHWSYPDLEELGRRHAWDEFDLADLQSRLEATELLHDGEFVVGGLDAESVPTLRRWARAWADDIAERLLEEEALRPPTEGE